The following coding sequences are from one Triticum aestivum cultivar Chinese Spring chromosome 5A, IWGSC CS RefSeq v2.1, whole genome shotgun sequence window:
- the LOC123107246 gene encoding serine carboxypeptidase-like 7 isoform X1 yields the protein MPLNTICVRKGMAASFFLSLVVPLVLLLLPLSRSASVVTHLPGFHGRLPFHLETGYVNVDEETGTELFYYFVESERSPDTDPVVLWLTGGPGCSSLIFYEVGPMKFVLAPYNGSLPEMAYNPYSWSKMASIILLDSPVGTGFSYARDLEGYRDVGDFSFSMHVVTFLNKWFINHPHYQSNPFFVGGSSYAGMMTPIIAQHISQEIEHGKQPRINLKGYLVGNPFTGSDYDRNFRAQYAHGVGIISDQLYEAAVGNCKGNYIRPQNKLCDMALNTIEDLISEIDEGYIVGVKCVWDLLRHRFMLEENAQLSKLSPEQPTINCFAYRYYLSNIWANENSTRDALGVKHGTIGEFKRCRKSMPYSFDVSSSIEYHFNLTSRGYRALVFSGDHDLVMPFLGTHAWIRSFNLSIVDGWRAWHLGGQAGGFTITYANHLTFATLKGGGHSAIEYRPRESLDMAQRWLGNKPL from the exons ATGCCGTTGAACACCATCTGCGTACGTAAGGGTATggctgcttccttcttcctgagtCTCGTCGTCCCCTTGGTTCTGCTTCTTCTGCCGCTCTCGCGCTCGGCGTCGGTGGTGACCCATCTCCCCGGCTTCCATGGCCGCCTTCCGTTCCACCTGGAGACCGG GTACGTCAACGTGGACGAGGAGACGGGAACGGAGCTCTTCTACTACTTCGTGGAGTCGGAGAGGAGCCCCGACACGGACCCCGTCGTCCTGTGGCTGACGGGCGGGCCCGGCTGCTCTAGCTTGATTTTCTACGAAGTTG GTCCTATGAAATTCGTGTTGGCGCCTTATAATGGTAGCTTGCCAGAGATGGCCTATAATCCCTATTCATGGTCCAAG ATGGCAAGCATCATCCTGTTGGATTCTCCAGTGGGTACGGGTTTCTCCTACGCACGTGACCTGGAAGGTTATCGTGATGTGGGGGATTTCTCGTTTTCTATGCATGTTGTAACATTTCTCAACAAG TGGTTTATCAATCACCCACACTACCAATCAAATCCTTTCTTTGTTGGAGGAAGTTCATATGCTGGAATGATGACTCCAATTATCGCACAACACATTTCACAAG AAATCGAACATGGGAAGCAACCCAGGATTAATCTCAAG GGCTATCTAGTCGGCAACCCTTTCACAGGCTCGGATTATGATAGAAATTTCAGAGCACAATATGCTCATGGTGTTGGAATTATATCTGATCAACTATATGAG GCTGCAGTGGGGAACTGTAAAGGAAATTATATAAGACCACAGAATAAACTGTGTGACATGGCGTTAAATACTATTGAAGAT CTCATTTCTGAAATTGACGAAGGATATATCGTGGGTGTCAAATGTGTATGGGATCTCTTACGACATAGATTTATGTTAGAAGAAAATGCTCAGCTAAGCAAGCTATCTCCTGAACAACCTACCATCAATTGTTTT GCATACCGTTACTACCTATCCAATATTTGGGCGAATGAAAATTCCACCAGAGATGCTCTTGGGGTGAAGCAT GGAACAATTGGAGAGTTTAAGAGATGCAGAAAAAGTATGCCCTATTCATTTGATGTCTCGAGCAGCATAGAGTACCATTTCAACCTCACAAGCAGGGGCTACCGTGCACTTGTGTTCAG CGGCGACCATGATCTTGTGATGCCATTTTTGGGCACACATGCGTGGATTAGATCCTTCAACTTGTCAATAGTTGATGGCTGGAGAGCATGGCATCTCGGTGGCCAGGCTGGAGG ATTTACAATCACATACGCCAACCATTTGACATTTGCGACACTAAAG GGTGGTGGCCACTCAGCCATAGAGTATCGGCCTAGGGAAAGTCTTGACATGGCTCAACGCTGGTTGGGTAATAAGCCGCTGTGA
- the LOC123107246 gene encoding serine carboxypeptidase-like 7 isoform X2, giving the protein MPLNTICVRKGMAASFFLSLVVPLVLLLLPLSRSASVVTHLPGFHGRLPFHLETGYVNVDEETGTELFYYFVESERSPDTDPVVLWLTGGPGCSSLIFYEVGPMKFVLAPYNGSLPEMAYNPYSWSKMASIILLDSPVGTGFSYARDLEGYRDVGDFSFSMHVVTFLNKWFINHPHYQSNPFFVGGSSYAGMMTPIIAQHISQEIEHGKQPRINLKGYLVGNPFTGSDYDRNFRAQYAHGVGIISDQLYEAAVGNCKGNYIRPQNKLCDMALNTIEDLISEIDEGYIVGVKCVWDLLRHRFMLEENAQLSKLSPEQPTINCFGTIGEFKRCRKSMPYSFDVSSSIEYHFNLTSRGYRALVFSGDHDLVMPFLGTHAWIRSFNLSIVDGWRAWHLGGQAGGFTITYANHLTFATLKGGGHSAIEYRPRESLDMAQRWLGNKPL; this is encoded by the exons ATGCCGTTGAACACCATCTGCGTACGTAAGGGTATggctgcttccttcttcctgagtCTCGTCGTCCCCTTGGTTCTGCTTCTTCTGCCGCTCTCGCGCTCGGCGTCGGTGGTGACCCATCTCCCCGGCTTCCATGGCCGCCTTCCGTTCCACCTGGAGACCGG GTACGTCAACGTGGACGAGGAGACGGGAACGGAGCTCTTCTACTACTTCGTGGAGTCGGAGAGGAGCCCCGACACGGACCCCGTCGTCCTGTGGCTGACGGGCGGGCCCGGCTGCTCTAGCTTGATTTTCTACGAAGTTG GTCCTATGAAATTCGTGTTGGCGCCTTATAATGGTAGCTTGCCAGAGATGGCCTATAATCCCTATTCATGGTCCAAG ATGGCAAGCATCATCCTGTTGGATTCTCCAGTGGGTACGGGTTTCTCCTACGCACGTGACCTGGAAGGTTATCGTGATGTGGGGGATTTCTCGTTTTCTATGCATGTTGTAACATTTCTCAACAAG TGGTTTATCAATCACCCACACTACCAATCAAATCCTTTCTTTGTTGGAGGAAGTTCATATGCTGGAATGATGACTCCAATTATCGCACAACACATTTCACAAG AAATCGAACATGGGAAGCAACCCAGGATTAATCTCAAG GGCTATCTAGTCGGCAACCCTTTCACAGGCTCGGATTATGATAGAAATTTCAGAGCACAATATGCTCATGGTGTTGGAATTATATCTGATCAACTATATGAG GCTGCAGTGGGGAACTGTAAAGGAAATTATATAAGACCACAGAATAAACTGTGTGACATGGCGTTAAATACTATTGAAGAT CTCATTTCTGAAATTGACGAAGGATATATCGTGGGTGTCAAATGTGTATGGGATCTCTTACGACATAGATTTATGTTAGAAGAAAATGCTCAGCTAAGCAAGCTATCTCCTGAACAACCTACCATCAATTGTTTT GGAACAATTGGAGAGTTTAAGAGATGCAGAAAAAGTATGCCCTATTCATTTGATGTCTCGAGCAGCATAGAGTACCATTTCAACCTCACAAGCAGGGGCTACCGTGCACTTGTGTTCAG CGGCGACCATGATCTTGTGATGCCATTTTTGGGCACACATGCGTGGATTAGATCCTTCAACTTGTCAATAGTTGATGGCTGGAGAGCATGGCATCTCGGTGGCCAGGCTGGAGG ATTTACAATCACATACGCCAACCATTTGACATTTGCGACACTAAAG GGTGGTGGCCACTCAGCCATAGAGTATCGGCCTAGGGAAAGTCTTGACATGGCTCAACGCTGGTTGGGTAATAAGCCGCTGTGA
- the LOC123101421 gene encoding serine carboxypeptidase-like 9, with protein MASLLFLRLVVPLALLLLPLSRSATVVTHLTGFHGRLPFHLETGYVNVDEETGTELFYYFVESERSPDTDPVVLWLTGGPRCSSLIFYEVGPMKFVLAPYNGSLPELTYNPDSWSKVASIILLDSPVGTGFSYARDIESHRDVGDFSSTLHIITFLNKWFIDHPRYQSNPFFVGGSSYAGKMSPIIAQHISQGNKLKSNKGSNPGLISRQGYLVGNPITDSMFYDNNFQISYVGVGIISSQIYELISEIEKEHILGIKCEHDLLRRRFLSEEYTQQSELSTEQPAINCWAYCYYLSDIWANMDSTKYALGVKQGTIGEFKRCKKSMPYSFDAPSSIEYHFNLTTRGYRALVFSGDHDIWIPFLSTHAWIRSFNFSIVDDWRAWHLGGQAGGFAITYANHMTFATLKGGGHSAIEYPPRESLAMAQRWLDNKPL; from the exons ATGGCTTCCTTGTTGTTCCTGCGTCTCGTCGTTCCCCTCGCTCTGCTTCTTCTGCCGCTCTCGCGCTCGGCGACGGTGGTGACCCATCTCACCGGCTTCCATGGCCGCCTTCCCTTCCACCTGGAGACCGG GTACGTCAACGTGGACGAGGAGACGGGAACGGAGCTCTTCTACTACTTCGTGGAGTCGGAGAGGAGCCCCGACACGGACCCCGTCGTCCTGTGGCTGACGGGAGGACCCCGCTGCTCTAGCTTGATTTTCTACGAAGTTG GTCCAATGAAATTCGTTCTTGCACCTTATAATGGTAGTTTGCCAGAGTTGACATATAATCCCGATTCATGGTCCAAG GTGGCAAGCATCATCTTGTTGGATTCTCCAGTGGGTACTGGTTTCTCGTATGCTCGTGATATAGAAAGTCATCGTGATGTTGGGGATTTCTCATCTACTTTGCACATCATAACATTTCTCAACAAG TGGTTTATCGATCACCCGCGCTACCAGTCAAATCCTTTCTTTGTTGGAGGAAGTTCATATGCTGGAAAGATGTCCCCAATTATCGCGCAACACATTTCACAAGGTAATAAGCTT AAATCAAACAAGGGAAGCAACCCAGGATTAATCTCAAGGCAA GGCTATCTAGTCGGCAACCCAATTACAGACTCCATGTTTTATGATAACAATTTCCAAATATCGTATGTTGGTGTTGGAATTATATCTAGTCAAATATACGAG CTCATTTCTGAAATTGAAAAAGAACACATCCTGGGTATCAAATGTGAACACGATCTGTTAAGACGTAGATTTCTGTCAGAAGAATACACCCAGCAAAGTGAGCTATCTACCGAACAACCTGCCATCAATTGT TGGGCATATTGTTACTACCTATCTGATATTTGGGCGAACATGGACTCCACCAAATATGCTCTTGGGGTGAAGCAG GGAACAATTGGAGAGTTTAAGAGATGCAAAAAAAGTATGCCCTATTCATTTGATGCCCCGAGCAGCATAGAGTACCATTTCAACCTCACAACCAGAGGCTATCGCGCACTTGTGTTTAG CGGGGACCATGATATTTGGATTCCATTTTTGAGCACACATGCATGGATTAGATCCTTCAACTTCTCGATAGTTGATGATTGGAGAGCATGGCATCTCGGTGGTCAGGCGGGAGG ATTTGCAATCACATACGCCAACCATATGACATTTGCGACATTAAAG GGTGGTGGGCACTCAGCCATAGAATATCCACCTAGGGAAAGTCTTGCCATGGCTCAACGCTGGCTGGATAATAAGCCTTTGTGA